A region of the Deinococcota bacterium genome:
TACCCTGCCCCGAGTAGACGGTTTAACCACGGGCGTCGGCAGATGAACCCGAGTTCAGAAGGAGTGATTATATGAGTGTTTTAGATATCGCTAAAGGGATGGGGGTGACGCTCTCGCACCTGTTCAAGAAACCCGTAACGGTCTCGTATCCAGAGCAAAAAGCGGACATCAAGGCGCGTTTTCGCGGGCGGCATCACCTCTTGCGGCATCCGAACGGACTTGAAAAGTGCATCGGCTGCTCGCTCTGCGCGGCGGCCTGCCCGGCCTACGCCATCTACGTCGAGGCGGCCGAAAACGACCCTGAAAACCCGACCGCGCCCGGCGAGCGCTACGCCAAGATCTACGAGATCAACATGCTGCGCTGCATCTTCTGCGGCTTCTGCGAGGAGGCCTGCCCGACGGGTGCGGTGGTCTTGGGCCACGAGTTCGAGCTCTCCGACTTCAAGTACGACGACTTCACCTACGGCAAGGAGGACATGCTGGTCGGCGTCAAGGGCGGCAAGTGGCAACGCCGCGAGGCCGAAAAGAAGGGCACGGAGGTCCGGGTGGGCTTCACGTCGGGGCCGCGGCCCGAGCTCGAGGGCGTGGATTACTGATGGCAGGGTTCAGGATTCAGGCTTCCCTGCGGGGTGCTGCGCGAACAGGGGTCAAAAGGGTGGCGGTCGGTCCGGGTTCTACCGACCCCCGACCCCCGACCCCCGACCCCCGACCCCCGCACGGAGCGCCCATGCTGACCTTTCTGGTTCTGGCGGCGGTGATGGTGACCGGCGCGCTCGGCGTGATCTTGCTCAGGCAGCCCGTCCACGCCGCGCTCTCGCTGGTCGGTACGCTGCTCACTCTGGCGGTTACCTACATCACCCTGCACGCCCAGTTTCTGGCGGCCATCCAGGTGATCGTCTACGCCGGGGCCATCGTCGTGCTCTTTATATTCGTCATCATGCTCTTAAACGTCGAGGGCGACGAGGACAAGGACCTCTTACCCTGGCTGCGCCCGGTGGCCTACGGCGTCGGCGTGGTCGCGGCCGCCGCCATCGCGGTGACGGCCTTCAGCTCGAGGCGGCCCCTGCCCACGCCGGAGCAGGTCCAGACCAACCTCGCGGGCGGCAACGCCGGGTCCATCGCCGACCTTCTCTTTACCGACTTCATGCTCGCCTTTCAGCTCGTGGGCGTTTT
Encoded here:
- the nuoI gene encoding NADH-quinone oxidoreductase subunit NuoI codes for the protein MSVLDIAKGMGVTLSHLFKKPVTVSYPEQKADIKARFRGRHHLLRHPNGLEKCIGCSLCAAACPAYAIYVEAAENDPENPTAPGERYAKIYEINMLRCIFCGFCEEACPTGAVVLGHEFELSDFKYDDFTYGKEDMLVGVKGGKWQRREAEKKGTEVRVGFTSGPRPELEGVDY
- a CDS encoding NADH-quinone oxidoreductase subunit J, with amino-acid sequence MLTFLVLAAVMVTGALGVILLRQPVHAALSLVGTLLTLAVTYITLHAQFLAAIQVIVYAGAIVVLFIFVIMLLNVEGDEDKDLLPWLRPVAYGVGVVAAAAIAVTAFSSRRPLPTPEQVQTNLAGGNAGSIADLLFTDFMLAFQLVGVLLLVSIIGSVGLVQRRAETAARRERAEERELSNV